In the genome of Pseudoglutamicibacter cumminsii, one region contains:
- a CDS encoding transporter substrate-binding domain-containing protein: protein MSYITSSNHKKTIRAVFAASAAAALIGALGGCGTASESEQNTAQESSSQTHSAEQKTAESRLAAIKKEGVLTVCTTGDYAPFTVEKDGDFSGIDVDLAKKFAEDLDVKVEFVSTEWKTLMPDFLAKCDMAVGGISVNDERAKKVDFSSSLLKDGKTPIARCEEKDKYKTIEQINQPGVVSIMPEGGTNQVFAKKHYPKGTLKTHDNKTIFDEIVKGSADVMTTDRAEVLYIDEKYPELCATNPDRPFDQFDKAFMLPKGDAEFKKAVDDWLEKSFKDGTYREIEEPWVGDQELSFRTE from the coding sequence ATGAGCTACATCACATCATCGAACCATAAGAAAACCATCCGTGCAGTGTTCGCAGCATCCGCGGCAGCAGCTCTTATTGGAGCCTTGGGCGGTTGCGGAACAGCATCCGAGTCAGAACAAAATACGGCACAGGAAAGCTCGTCGCAAACCCACTCGGCCGAACAGAAAACTGCAGAATCCCGGCTCGCTGCCATTAAGAAGGAAGGCGTGCTCACCGTGTGCACTACGGGAGACTATGCGCCCTTCACGGTAGAAAAGGACGGCGATTTCAGCGGAATCGACGTTGATCTAGCTAAGAAATTCGCTGAAGATCTAGATGTCAAAGTGGAATTCGTGAGCACCGAATGGAAGACCCTGATGCCGGATTTCCTCGCCAAATGTGACATGGCGGTAGGCGGTATCTCCGTCAATGATGAGCGCGCCAAGAAAGTCGATTTCAGTTCCTCGCTGCTCAAGGACGGCAAGACGCCGATCGCACGTTGCGAGGAGAAGGATAAGTACAAGACGATCGAACAGATTAACCAGCCAGGCGTTGTGAGCATCATGCCGGAGGGTGGGACCAATCAGGTGTTCGCGAAGAAGCACTATCCGAAAGGCACCCTGAAAACTCACGACAACAAGACGATCTTCGATGAGATCGTTAAAGGCAGCGCTGACGTTATGACGACTGACCGTGCCGAAGTTCTGTACATCGACGAAAAATACCCGGAGCTGTGCGCGACTAACCCGGATCGTCCATTCGACCAGTTTGATAAGGCATTCATGTTGCCTAAGGGCGACGCCGAATTCAAGAAAGCTGTGGACGACTGGCTCGAGAAGAGCTTCAAGGACGGAACCTACCGCGAGATCGAAGAGCCGTGGGTAGGGGATCAGGAACTGAGCTTCCGCACGGAATAA
- a CDS encoding SIR2 family NAD-dependent protein deacylase, translating into MIPPSDAAAFDAAATVLSGAKRVLALTGAGISTASGIPDFRGPQGRWTQDPDAERISTLSWYLGDEAVRRKAWQVRADSVALKAQPNPGHDALVALERTGRLAGIVTQNTDGLHLVAGNSPELVHEIHGNQRRWRCEDCGAEGPMADMVARVHAGETDPRCPECGGITRATVILFEEALDQDTMQASIELAQACDVVLAIGTSLTVYPVAGLVPLAAENGAQVVIINAEPTQFDAFADAMVTEPIQDVLPRLVAALP; encoded by the coding sequence ATGATCCCTCCATCTGATGCCGCAGCTTTCGATGCCGCCGCCACCGTGCTCTCTGGAGCCAAGCGCGTGCTCGCACTGACGGGCGCGGGCATCTCTACCGCATCGGGCATCCCTGATTTCCGTGGCCCTCAGGGTCGCTGGACCCAGGACCCCGATGCGGAGCGGATCTCCACCCTGTCCTGGTACCTCGGTGACGAGGCTGTGCGGCGTAAGGCGTGGCAGGTGCGCGCGGATTCGGTCGCGTTGAAGGCGCAGCCGAATCCGGGCCACGATGCGCTGGTTGCGTTGGAACGCACGGGCCGGCTTGCGGGGATCGTCACGCAGAACACCGATGGCCTACACCTGGTGGCGGGTAACTCACCGGAACTGGTCCACGAGATTCACGGGAATCAGCGGCGTTGGCGGTGCGAGGATTGCGGTGCGGAAGGCCCGATGGCTGACATGGTTGCCCGCGTTCACGCTGGTGAGACGGATCCACGTTGCCCTGAGTGCGGCGGGATTACTCGCGCGACCGTGATCTTGTTCGAGGAAGCCCTCGATCAGGACACGATGCAGGCGAGCATCGAGCTCGCCCAAGCGTGCGATGTGGTACTTGCGATCGGCACGAGCCTCACCGTGTATCCGGTGGCTGGGTTGGTTCCATTGGCAGCGGAAAACGGCGCGCAGGTCGTGATCATCAACGCGGAGCCGACCCAGTTCGATGCGTTCGCCGACGCTATGGTGACCGAACCGATCCAGGACGTGCTGCCCCGCCTCGTCGCGGCCCTGCCGTAG
- a CDS encoding anchored repeat ABC transporter, substrate-binding protein, which yields MNQHQTDNSQQAANEPVPQRGLSRRSFITLAVGAAAAAVFLPGTTSRGLESGGLRIVATTGILADLARNVVGEHAHVSALVPDGADPHSFEPTPRAMRDIALADLAFSNYLMLEEQSIIRAIDGNIGADATHIALAEEASGYGAEIIPLVESRSLDAVWLGLRVATTSADAGSKLTPGTKRGDATRLGLVSADGPGTVFAFVTGTFGRPEKVFDSSLPKNSRENITNLPPGAHTHMSWAFTEPGVYTLRFRATPAASGTLGNKQGDNSDQAADVSGIVASTLRIAVGVSPDKATADMPAGTAGAEPRIVSKGHADITADIVNRRLVMRVDEPKPEDIPLENTVIHVPPKALQPIPADPAFRFIGRPGTDVYQLPQAVLGKHVHGEIDPHLWHDVANAQAYVEVIRDQVIKKDPRNASRYRSNASAYISRLDEVDDYVARSIKSIPERNRNLVTTHEAYGYLANRYGLDVAGSVSPSPGQEPSLAERRRLAATLRDLNVPSVFIEQTAGTTAQSLRDAAKLAGVGVAPIWGDAFSPGVNTYELLMRANADSLARSLGGKPLGDHDAPGR from the coding sequence GTGAACCAACACCAAACGGATAACAGCCAGCAGGCCGCAAACGAGCCTGTACCTCAGCGGGGGCTCTCGCGGCGATCGTTTATCACGCTCGCTGTGGGGGCCGCCGCTGCGGCTGTTTTCCTCCCGGGGACAACAAGCCGCGGCCTCGAGAGCGGGGGTCTGCGGATCGTAGCGACCACCGGGATCCTCGCGGACCTCGCCCGCAACGTTGTCGGGGAACACGCCCACGTGAGTGCGCTCGTCCCGGACGGCGCTGACCCGCACTCGTTCGAGCCGACCCCGCGGGCGATGCGCGACATCGCGCTCGCGGACCTCGCGTTCTCGAACTACCTCATGTTGGAAGAACAATCGATCATCCGCGCGATCGACGGGAACATTGGCGCGGACGCAACCCACATTGCGCTTGCAGAGGAGGCCTCGGGTTACGGCGCGGAAATCATCCCGCTCGTGGAGTCCCGCTCGCTGGATGCCGTGTGGCTCGGGCTGCGGGTTGCAACAACAAGCGCGGATGCCGGTAGCAAGCTGACGCCGGGAACCAAACGTGGAGACGCGACGCGCTTGGGTCTCGTCTCGGCCGACGGCCCGGGCACGGTATTCGCTTTCGTGACGGGAACGTTCGGGCGGCCGGAGAAGGTCTTCGACTCCTCCTTGCCAAAAAACTCGCGAGAGAACATCACAAACCTCCCGCCGGGCGCACACACTCACATGTCGTGGGCGTTCACCGAACCGGGCGTCTACACGTTGCGCTTCCGTGCAACCCCTGCCGCCAGCGGGACGCTGGGCAATAAACAGGGCGACAACAGCGACCAAGCCGCCGATGTGTCGGGCATTGTGGCCTCGACGTTGCGGATCGCTGTTGGCGTGAGCCCTGACAAAGCTACCGCTGACATGCCGGCGGGGACAGCGGGGGCTGAGCCCCGCATCGTCAGCAAGGGGCATGCAGACATCACGGCGGACATCGTGAACCGTCGGCTCGTGATGCGTGTGGATGAGCCGAAGCCGGAGGACATTCCGCTCGAGAACACGGTGATCCACGTGCCACCGAAAGCGCTGCAGCCGATCCCGGCTGACCCCGCGTTCAGGTTCATCGGCCGCCCGGGAACCGACGTGTATCAGCTCCCGCAAGCGGTACTCGGCAAGCACGTGCACGGCGAAATCGACCCTCACCTGTGGCACGACGTGGCCAACGCGCAAGCCTATGTTGAGGTGATCCGCGACCAAGTGATCAAGAAAGACCCACGCAACGCGTCCCGTTACCGCAGCAACGCGTCGGCATACATTAGCCGGCTCGACGAGGTGGACGATTACGTTGCCCGCTCGATCAAGTCCATCCCGGAGCGCAACCGGAACCTCGTGACGACGCATGAGGCGTACGGGTACCTCGCCAACCGGTACGGGCTGGACGTTGCGGGTTCGGTTTCGCCTTCGCCGGGGCAGGAGCCCTCGCTCGCGGAACGCCGGAGGCTCGCCGCGACCTTGCGCGATCTCAACGTCCCGTCAGTGTTCATCGAACAAACCGCGGGCACCACGGCGCAATCGTTGCGGGACGCCGCGAAGCTGGCTGGGGTTGGTGTCGCGCCGATCTGGGGTGACGCGTTCAGCCCTGGCGTCAACACGTACGAACTTTTGATGCGCGCCAACGCGGATTCGCTCGCGCGCTCGCTCGGCGGGAAGCCGCTGGGTGATCACGATGCGCCCGGCCGGTAG
- a CDS encoding patatin-like phospholipase family protein — protein MSEATFREARLAPQPVDLVIEGGGAKAVAVAGAVDELRAAGYTFERIIGSSSGSLAGALLAALKHSGESLDRFSDLVTSFDFTKILDAGPIASKFGPLSKLAIPYRLLRYGGMHPGRYMNSWIAGVMKDLGTETFGDLRRDDSPFADEDITHRYGFVTLTTDLSQRRMAVFPWDAEDYGLDPDEISVADAVHASAALPGVFQPVEITGKRGTVTFADGGLVSNFPIKLLANNEEREADWPTIGINMTPRTPGKEQLESVRKPIPQLRALGQVVLEGRETRRIDDPEIGQNVIAIDTAPYTSISFNLDSDDHEELMDRGREAVRHWLEGEDATGTVPE, from the coding sequence GTGTCTGAAGCGACTTTCCGGGAGGCACGGCTCGCCCCACAGCCGGTCGACCTGGTGATTGAAGGTGGCGGGGCGAAGGCTGTTGCCGTGGCTGGCGCGGTGGATGAACTGCGTGCAGCGGGCTACACGTTTGAGCGGATTATCGGCAGTTCGTCAGGTTCGCTGGCGGGCGCGTTGCTCGCCGCTTTGAAGCATTCGGGTGAAAGCCTGGATAGGTTCAGCGACCTGGTGACGTCCTTTGATTTCACCAAGATCCTGGATGCTGGCCCAATCGCGAGCAAGTTCGGCCCGCTATCCAAGCTCGCCATCCCGTACCGGTTGTTGCGGTACGGAGGCATGCACCCGGGCCGCTATATGAACTCGTGGATCGCCGGAGTCATGAAGGACCTCGGAACGGAAACCTTCGGTGACCTGCGCCGCGATGATTCCCCGTTCGCGGATGAGGACATCACGCATCGCTATGGTTTCGTGACGCTCACGACTGACCTGAGCCAGCGCCGCATGGCTGTGTTCCCGTGGGATGCCGAGGACTACGGTTTGGATCCGGATGAGATTTCAGTGGCCGATGCGGTGCACGCTTCCGCCGCGCTACCGGGCGTGTTCCAGCCTGTTGAGATCACAGGTAAACGTGGCACCGTCACGTTTGCGGATGGCGGGCTGGTCTCTAACTTCCCTATCAAACTCTTGGCTAATAATGAGGAGAGGGAGGCTGACTGGCCTACGATCGGCATCAATATGACCCCGCGCACCCCTGGTAAGGAGCAGCTGGAGTCGGTGCGTAAGCCGATACCTCAGTTGCGTGCCTTGGGTCAGGTGGTTTTGGAGGGCCGCGAGACCCGCCGGATCGATGACCCGGAGATCGGTCAAAACGTGATCGCGATCGATACCGCCCCGTACACCTCTATCAGCTTCAACCTCGATAGCGACGACCATGAAGAGCTCATGGACCGCGGCCGCGAGGCCGTGCGTCATTGGCTCGAGGGTGAGGACGCAACAGGAACCGTACCCGAATGA
- a CDS encoding AAA family ATPase, whose product MPGIVMTPELSAVLNHLQAGNHAFITGKAGTGKSTLVRLFMEQTSRNVLVAAPTGMAALNVGGLTLHRLFSFRPGMTEAMVRSPRYSPAAHREVLERLDVLVIDEASMVRADLFDAVAAALELYGPRPGERFGGVQLVLVGDVYQLPPVVSPSEQERFEQDYESPYFFSARHFPEGSFPVFELTHVFRQEHGSRFTELLNGVRDGSLTQRSLAELNERVDPGFSPPADEPWMTLTTTNRMADAANRRELEKLTTFALTSEADTVGDLTGFETPVPHELELRIGAQVMMVVNDPLDRWVNGTLGEITDLGWDKDGEPWAEVATPRGDIFITRPHTWEVLSPIALESGRLSNSVQGTFRQLPMRLAWAITIHKAQGQTLDRAIVDIRGGVFSDGQLYVALSRVRSMDGLILRRTVLPKDIHVAPSLRRFLRSQRGADVGGATLTDSAHDAEAAHDAGLAFMSVVTVGDAGRGWRPRPLEIAVVTSDGEEASTLVNPGRDLGDAASKYGIDADMLTLAPDTAQALTALGSLLGGRTVVAANADTLRGLIDFELRRLGLMEHMPLFVDIGGEGGVGNRTASAGPTTPANSTALSTNGALPRARELAHTHHGFTPEDPDPWTAWEHSKCSGYLLTRSATNATDAGTHPSAAVPSAEPLTFVPQDKQLTQAHINHLAARLEGRTLGPATTELKRTIEAEFGVVIPYEPPAPGPVLADLLKPEARIAFTGTITLGGKTWDRAVFARFIEEHGFVSSANVTKTRTDLLVLADVNSESGKAKNARKYGTPMASLEDFLAALEESEI is encoded by the coding sequence ATGCCCGGCATCGTGATGACCCCCGAGTTGAGTGCTGTACTCAACCATCTCCAAGCGGGCAATCACGCATTCATCACAGGCAAAGCGGGTACGGGTAAGTCCACGCTTGTGCGGCTATTCATGGAACAGACATCCCGCAACGTACTAGTGGCTGCACCCACCGGTATGGCCGCGCTGAACGTCGGCGGGTTGACGCTACACCGGTTGTTTAGCTTCCGGCCCGGCATGACGGAAGCGATGGTGCGCTCGCCTCGGTATTCACCTGCAGCCCATCGTGAAGTGCTGGAACGGCTCGATGTGCTGGTTATCGATGAAGCGTCGATGGTGCGGGCTGATCTGTTCGATGCGGTGGCCGCCGCACTGGAACTGTATGGCCCGCGGCCCGGCGAGCGGTTCGGTGGGGTTCAGCTGGTTCTGGTGGGTGACGTATATCAACTGCCGCCTGTGGTGAGCCCGAGCGAACAAGAGCGTTTTGAACAGGACTATGAAAGTCCGTACTTCTTTTCTGCACGGCATTTCCCGGAAGGGTCGTTCCCCGTCTTCGAGCTCACTCACGTGTTCCGGCAAGAACACGGCTCCCGGTTCACTGAGTTGCTCAACGGTGTGCGGGATGGGTCACTGACACAACGCAGCCTCGCGGAGCTGAACGAACGGGTTGATCCGGGGTTCTCCCCTCCGGCCGATGAGCCGTGGATGACGCTCACCACCACCAACCGGATGGCGGATGCCGCGAACCGGAGGGAACTCGAAAAGCTCACGACGTTCGCGCTGACTTCCGAAGCCGACACCGTCGGCGACCTGACTGGCTTCGAGACGCCCGTCCCCCACGAGTTGGAGTTGCGGATTGGCGCGCAGGTCATGATGGTGGTCAACGATCCCCTGGACCGTTGGGTTAACGGAACCCTGGGCGAGATCACTGACTTAGGTTGGGATAAGGACGGCGAACCGTGGGCGGAAGTGGCCACTCCTCGCGGCGACATCTTCATCACCCGCCCGCACACGTGGGAAGTTCTCTCCCCGATCGCGTTGGAAAGCGGCCGGCTCTCGAATTCTGTTCAGGGCACGTTCCGGCAACTGCCCATGCGGCTTGCGTGGGCCATCACCATCCACAAAGCCCAAGGCCAGACTCTTGACCGCGCGATCGTGGACATCCGCGGAGGCGTGTTCTCCGACGGTCAGCTCTACGTCGCGTTATCACGTGTCCGTTCGATGGATGGTCTGATTTTGCGGCGGACCGTTCTACCGAAAGACATCCACGTCGCCCCATCGTTGCGGCGCTTCTTACGTTCCCAACGTGGCGCTGACGTTGGCGGCGCCACACTGACCGACTCCGCACACGATGCCGAAGCCGCCCACGATGCCGGCCTTGCATTCATGTCGGTGGTCACGGTAGGTGATGCGGGACGCGGCTGGCGTCCACGCCCGCTAGAAATCGCGGTGGTGACCTCTGACGGCGAGGAAGCATCAACGCTCGTGAACCCTGGCCGGGATCTAGGGGATGCGGCTTCTAAGTACGGTATCGATGCGGATATGCTCACGCTCGCGCCGGATACGGCGCAAGCATTAACTGCGCTGGGCTCGCTTCTTGGTGGCCGGACCGTGGTCGCGGCGAACGCTGATACGTTGCGCGGGCTCATCGATTTCGAGTTGCGCCGGCTCGGACTCATGGAACATATGCCGCTGTTTGTTGACATAGGCGGCGAAGGGGGCGTCGGTAACCGCACGGCGAGCGCCGGCCCCACCACCCCCGCGAACTCCACCGCCCTCTCAACCAATGGCGCTCTCCCGCGTGCGCGCGAACTCGCCCATACCCACCACGGATTCACACCTGAGGATCCTGACCCATGGACCGCATGGGAACACAGCAAATGTTCTGGCTATCTACTCACCCGTTCCGCTACAAACGCAACCGACGCCGGTACCCACCCCAGCGCCGCCGTTCCGTCCGCTGAACCACTCACATTCGTTCCGCAGGATAAACAGCTGACGCAAGCGCACATCAACCACTTGGCGGCCCGGCTCGAGGGCCGCACCCTCGGCCCTGCAACAACGGAACTCAAACGCACCATCGAAGCCGAGTTTGGCGTCGTGATCCCGTACGAACCGCCCGCGCCCGGCCCCGTGCTTGCGGACCTCCTGAAGCCGGAGGCGCGGATCGCGTTCACAGGCACCATCACGCTCGGTGGCAAAACCTGGGACAGGGCCGTGTTCGCCAGGTTCATAGAGGAACACGGATTCGTTTCGAGCGCCAACGTCACAAAAACCCGCACGGATCTGCTGGTGCTCGCGGATGTCAACAGTGAATCGGGGAAAGCGAAGAACGCCAGAAAATACGGGACCCCGATGGCTTCGCTTGAGGATTTCCTCGCCGCGTTGGAGGAGTCGGAAATCTAG
- a CDS encoding choice-of-anchor M domain-containing protein: MPPLGNKAPASNATPVTTAAPAFSAKKHVTKGVNARLAATSGVLALLLAGVAPVAAHATDAPDNASAIAATTDNSAANNATAAPAADHLVLEKGHVDAFNVTASNGALKLNLKEDVTGSHVQRDPSKVELHVKDAAKQTIPDGWPGAGQSYFLPQTQDHNLLWPGWDTLGTQGGGVDKHIDLEFTAVSGPGKVYLFGTNGFGGMEPLLKGGATELKAGAVREQTFPAHTHANWAFTKPGLYKITVKARGIASKSGATVESEEQTYYFTVGSKHKGTAFKKAEPKPQPAPENPTPAPEEPKPSPQPEKPKPTPQPENPAPEKPKPEPEKPQPEPEKKPAPEKPKPAPAPDKQKPAPAPEKQKPESQKPAVKKPAEKPASEKPEAVAPSKPVAEDAGAPAANAPQAPASPGAAQCMPVEEAREATQQEIEAANSGGQQGKTPATTGSATKGGTSALGASGLLPMSQVNGSATVPANSHVHPNWVFSKPGTYTVQIRQTATLKSGGTTSARATLRFNVGPGAAGATSGHFDLGSQLNGKTLKASLKDDRKQPAAWIEPSSITFALGDAARVAAPAGIEFVAPKGSNVWMVPSTQIPGVPWIGANTMHPSLKDTTGPVTWTLESVSGPGNVAVFTSGNFGQIVGQRWFNSTAGAAMPGKQPGTQPGNGSSTPGSASGTEGSKPTVTVSGIAKDQKSAKKGQLFKKGNKVMVVDTVGRTADGKPCALPQASGGSLARTGADVVHMGVAGGLLAAVGAGAFMVLRRARNAE, from the coding sequence ATGCCGCCATTAGGGAACAAGGCTCCAGCGTCGAACGCCACGCCAGTTACCACCGCCGCGCCAGCCTTCAGCGCCAAGAAGCACGTGACCAAGGGCGTCAACGCCCGTCTCGCCGCCACCTCAGGTGTACTTGCCCTGCTGCTCGCGGGAGTCGCGCCAGTGGCGGCACACGCTACCGATGCTCCAGACAACGCATCAGCGATCGCTGCCACCACGGATAACTCAGCGGCGAACAACGCGACCGCGGCACCAGCAGCCGACCACCTGGTCCTTGAAAAGGGCCACGTCGACGCGTTCAACGTCACCGCATCCAACGGTGCCCTCAAACTCAACTTGAAGGAAGACGTCACCGGATCCCACGTTCAGCGCGACCCATCCAAGGTCGAACTGCACGTCAAGGACGCGGCCAAACAGACCATCCCAGACGGCTGGCCAGGCGCCGGCCAAAGCTACTTCCTGCCTCAAACGCAAGACCACAACCTCCTCTGGCCAGGATGGGACACCCTCGGAACCCAGGGAGGCGGGGTCGACAAGCACATCGACCTCGAATTCACCGCGGTCAGCGGCCCCGGCAAGGTGTATCTTTTCGGCACGAACGGCTTCGGAGGGATGGAGCCGCTGTTGAAGGGCGGCGCGACCGAGCTCAAAGCCGGCGCGGTGCGCGAACAAACCTTCCCAGCCCACACCCACGCGAACTGGGCGTTCACCAAGCCAGGCCTGTACAAGATCACCGTCAAAGCACGCGGCATCGCGAGCAAGTCTGGTGCCACTGTTGAATCAGAAGAGCAGACCTACTACTTCACCGTAGGCTCCAAGCACAAGGGAACAGCCTTCAAGAAGGCTGAACCAAAACCGCAGCCTGCACCAGAGAACCCTACGCCAGCCCCTGAGGAACCAAAGCCGTCGCCTCAGCCTGAGAAGCCAAAGCCGACGCCTCAGCCTGAGAACCCGGCTCCGGAAAAGCCAAAGCCAGAGCCAGAAAAGCCACAGCCAGAGCCTGAGAAGAAGCCTGCGCCAGAGAAGCCGAAGCCAGCGCCGGCTCCGGACAAGCAGAAGCCAGCGCCGGCTCCGGAAAAGCAGAAGCCAGAGTCGCAGAAGCCGGCCGTGAAGAAACCGGCAGAAAAGCCAGCTTCCGAAAAGCCCGAAGCAGTAGCACCATCGAAGCCAGTCGCTGAAGATGCTGGAGCTCCGGCAGCAAACGCGCCTCAAGCTCCGGCATCCCCAGGGGCAGCTCAGTGCATGCCAGTTGAGGAAGCGCGCGAGGCAACCCAGCAGGAAATTGAGGCAGCAAACTCGGGCGGACAGCAGGGCAAGACTCCCGCAACCACCGGAAGCGCGACCAAGGGTGGAACCTCGGCGCTCGGCGCATCGGGTCTGTTGCCGATGTCGCAAGTCAACGGAAGCGCGACGGTTCCAGCTAACTCGCACGTGCACCCGAACTGGGTGTTCTCCAAACCGGGCACCTATACGGTTCAGATCCGTCAGACCGCAACCCTCAAGAGCGGCGGAACCACGTCTGCTCGTGCAACCTTGCGCTTCAACGTTGGCCCAGGTGCCGCGGGTGCAACCAGCGGGCACTTCGACCTCGGCTCGCAGCTCAACGGCAAGACCCTGAAGGCATCCCTCAAGGACGACCGCAAGCAGCCAGCCGCGTGGATTGAACCAAGCTCGATCACGTTCGCACTCGGTGACGCGGCACGCGTCGCCGCGCCAGCCGGCATCGAATTCGTTGCACCGAAGGGCTCCAACGTGTGGATGGTCCCATCCACCCAAATCCCGGGTGTTCCATGGATCGGCGCAAACACGATGCACCCATCCCTCAAAGACACCACGGGCCCTGTGACGTGGACGCTCGAATCCGTGAGCGGTCCCGGTAACGTCGCGGTCTTTACTTCCGGCAACTTCGGCCAGATCGTTGGCCAGCGCTGGTTCAACTCGACCGCGGGCGCCGCAATGCCGGGCAAGCAGCCAGGCACACAGCCGGGTAACGGCTCGTCTACCCCTGGTTCCGCATCGGGCACTGAAGGCTCAAAGCCGACCGTGACCGTATCCGGCATCGCGAAGGACCAGAAGTCTGCGAAGAAGGGTCAGCTGTTCAAGAAGGGCAACAAGGTCATGGTTGTGGACACCGTTGGCCGTACCGCCGACGGCAAGCCATGTGCGCTGCCTCAGGCTAGCGGCGGTTCGCTTGCACGCACCGGCGCGGACGTCGTCCACATGGGTGTAGCTGGCGGCCTCCTCGCGGCAGTCGGTGCGGGAGCGTTCATGGTGCTTCGCCGTGCACGCAACGCGGAGTAA
- a CDS encoding NAD-dependent succinate-semialdehyde dehydrogenase — MTSVSFTSSNGSFDVQTGLFIDGEWVAAASGASFPVLNPATAQEITQVADAGVEDARRALDAAVAAQKEWGSTTTRERSDILRKAYELILERADDIAQVVSTEMGKPLSEAKGEATDAAEMLRWFSEQVQHQTGNFAPAPKGGYRIITTYQPVGPSYLVTPWNFPVSMGARKAGAALAAGCTVVIKPSDLTPLTMSLFVQVLHDAGVPAGVVNLVPTLDAPAQSADLMKDERLRKVSFTGSTPVGTQLLKQAADNVMAASMELGGNGPFLVLSKANVRWAAKGAARLKFRNAGQVCISANRIIVHKDVADEFKQIFLEEVARLRVGAGTDPETTVGPLISDRQRERVQGLLADAQEKGATVLAGGDCPDSDGYFLNPTVVENAPLDSDIATTEIFGPVASLYIADSDEEAIRIANDTRFGLVAYVYSQDIVQAMRAAEALEVGMVGLNRPAVADPAAPFGGVKASGLGKEGGHNGIEEYQVEKLIAMTV, encoded by the coding sequence ATGACTTCTGTATCTTTCACCAGCTCGAATGGTTCTTTTGACGTCCAGACTGGCTTGTTCATTGACGGCGAGTGGGTTGCTGCGGCCAGCGGCGCATCGTTCCCTGTTCTTAACCCGGCCACGGCCCAGGAGATCACGCAGGTGGCCGATGCGGGAGTTGAGGATGCGCGGCGCGCGTTGGATGCCGCTGTTGCTGCGCAGAAGGAGTGGGGTTCCACGACCACTCGTGAACGCTCCGATATTCTCCGCAAAGCATATGAGCTGATCCTTGAGCGTGCCGATGACATCGCTCAGGTGGTCTCGACGGAGATGGGTAAGCCTCTGAGTGAAGCGAAGGGGGAGGCCACCGATGCCGCGGAGATGCTGCGGTGGTTCTCTGAGCAGGTTCAGCATCAGACCGGTAACTTCGCTCCCGCCCCGAAGGGCGGATACCGCATCATCACGACGTATCAGCCTGTGGGCCCGTCCTATCTTGTGACCCCGTGGAACTTCCCAGTTTCGATGGGTGCACGCAAGGCCGGCGCTGCGCTTGCTGCCGGCTGCACGGTAGTCATCAAGCCGTCTGACCTGACGCCGTTGACGATGTCGCTGTTCGTTCAGGTCCTTCACGACGCCGGTGTTCCCGCTGGTGTGGTGAACTTGGTTCCAACGCTTGACGCTCCGGCGCAGTCCGCTGACCTCATGAAGGACGAACGCCTGCGCAAGGTCTCGTTCACAGGCTCCACTCCGGTGGGTACTCAGCTTTTGAAGCAGGCCGCTGATAACGTCATGGCCGCCTCGATGGAGCTGGGCGGCAACGGCCCGTTCCTCGTGCTGTCCAAGGCGAATGTCCGCTGGGCCGCGAAGGGCGCTGCGCGCCTGAAGTTCCGCAATGCCGGGCAGGTATGTATTTCTGCCAACCGCATCATCGTGCACAAGGATGTTGCGGATGAGTTCAAGCAGATCTTCCTCGAGGAAGTCGCCCGCTTGCGTGTGGGTGCCGGAACTGATCCGGAGACGACAGTGGGCCCGCTGATCTCTGACCGCCAGCGTGAGCGCGTGCAGGGCCTACTTGCCGATGCGCAGGAAAAGGGCGCCACGGTTCTTGCCGGCGGCGACTGCCCGGACAGCGACGGCTACTTCTTGAACCCGACCGTGGTCGAGAACGCTCCGCTGGATTCCGATATCGCAACCACCGAGATCTTCGGCCCCGTCGCGTCCCTGTACATCGCTGATTCCGATGAAGAGGCCATCCGCATCGCTAACGACACCCGCTTTGGCCTGGTCGCGTACGTGTACTCGCAGGACATCGTGCAGGCGATGCGCGCAGCTGAAGCGCTCGAAGTCGGCATGGTGGGCTTGAACCGTCCGGCTGTGGCTGACCCTGCAGCTCCGTTCGGTGGCGTGAAGGCGTCTGGCCTGGGTAAGGAAGGCGGCCACAACGGCATCGAGGAATATCAGGTCGAGAAGCTCATCGCGATGACGGTGTAA